One region of Micromonospora ureilytica genomic DNA includes:
- the efeO gene encoding iron uptake system protein EfeO, with amino-acid sequence MRTTQFFALAAAGVLATAGLAACSDSDKGDAAASGGPIVVKASDTACEVGSTDLGAGTATFKITNSGAKVTEFYVYADGDRVMGEVENIAPGLSRELHVELPAGTYQTACKPGMSGKGIRGALKVSGSAQPLTADAALGDATDNYQRYVKSQTAALLDKTEEFVGAVKAGDVAKSKALYPVARTYWERIEPVAEIFGDLDPKIDGRAEVIEEGMEFTGFHRIEKDLWQSGDISKDGPIADRLLVDVKEIVAKANAEKLSPLQLANGAKELLDEVASGKITGEEDRYSHTDLWDFAANLEGSKAAVSALRPALQQRSPELVTQLDTEFTNVEGLLGKHRDGDGWKLHTALSKAELKELSDGINALAEPISKVAAAVAK; translated from the coding sequence ATGCGTACCACCCAGTTCTTCGCGCTGGCCGCCGCCGGCGTGCTGGCGACGGCCGGTCTGGCCGCCTGCTCCGACTCCGACAAGGGTGACGCGGCCGCGTCCGGTGGACCGATCGTGGTCAAGGCCAGCGACACCGCCTGTGAGGTCGGCTCGACCGACCTGGGCGCCGGCACCGCCACCTTCAAGATCACCAATTCGGGCGCGAAGGTGACCGAGTTCTACGTGTACGCCGACGGCGACCGGGTGATGGGCGAGGTGGAGAACATCGCCCCCGGGCTGAGCCGCGAGCTGCACGTGGAGTTGCCGGCCGGCACGTACCAGACGGCCTGCAAGCCGGGGATGAGCGGCAAGGGCATCCGGGGCGCGCTCAAGGTCAGCGGGTCGGCGCAGCCGCTCACCGCCGACGCCGCGCTGGGTGACGCCACCGACAACTACCAGCGCTACGTCAAGAGCCAGACCGCCGCGCTGTTGGACAAGACCGAGGAGTTCGTCGGCGCGGTCAAGGCCGGCGATGTCGCGAAGTCCAAGGCGCTCTACCCGGTCGCGCGCACCTATTGGGAGCGGATCGAGCCGGTCGCCGAGATCTTCGGCGACCTCGACCCCAAGATCGACGGCCGTGCTGAGGTCATCGAGGAGGGGATGGAGTTCACCGGCTTCCACCGGATCGAGAAGGACCTCTGGCAGTCCGGTGACATCAGCAAGGACGGCCCGATCGCCGACCGCCTGCTGGTCGACGTCAAGGAGATCGTGGCCAAGGCGAACGCCGAGAAGCTCTCCCCGCTGCAGCTCGCCAACGGTGCCAAGGAACTGCTCGACGAGGTCGCCAGCGGCAAGATCACCGGCGAGGAGGACCGCTACTCGCACACCGACCTGTGGGACTTCGCCGCTAACCTCGAAGGTTCCAAGGCCGCCGTGTCCGCCCTGCGCCCGGCGTTGCAGCAGCGCTCGCCGGAGCTGGTCACGCAGTTGGACACCGAGTTCACAAACGTGGAGGGGCTGCTCGGCAAGCACCGCGACGGCGACGGGTGGAAGCTGCACACCGCGCTGAGCAAGGCCGAGCTCAAGGAGCTCTCCGACGGGATCAACGCGCTCGCGGAGCCGATCAGCAAGGTCGCCGCAGCTGTCGCGAAGTGA
- the hpf gene encoding ribosome hibernation-promoting factor, HPF/YfiA family → MDIVVKGRNVEVPDHYRVHVAEKLAKIERYDHKLIRVDVELFHERNPRQADHCQRVEITCVSRGPVMRAEACTNDFYSALDAAIAKLDTRLRRAADRRRVHRGRHAPISVAEATAGLPVADLVPSALSAPSDGARAGTAVAERVEEDHDDQPWHIAREKVHPAEPMTIDDALFEMELVGHDFYLFQDKESGRPSVVYRRHAYDYGIISLATDR, encoded by the coding sequence GTGGACATCGTGGTCAAGGGCCGAAACGTCGAAGTGCCGGACCATTACCGGGTACACGTAGCCGAGAAACTCGCGAAGATCGAACGCTACGACCACAAACTTATTCGCGTCGATGTCGAGCTGTTTCACGAGCGCAATCCGCGCCAAGCCGACCACTGCCAGCGGGTGGAGATCACCTGCGTTTCCCGGGGCCCGGTGATGCGGGCCGAGGCATGCACGAACGACTTCTACAGCGCGCTCGACGCGGCCATCGCGAAGCTCGACACCCGGCTGCGCCGGGCGGCCGACCGCCGCCGCGTACACCGGGGTCGGCACGCGCCGATCTCCGTCGCCGAAGCCACCGCGGGCCTGCCGGTCGCGGACCTGGTGCCCAGCGCGCTGAGCGCACCGAGCGACGGCGCCCGCGCCGGCACCGCCGTCGCGGAGCGGGTCGAAGAGGATCACGACGACCAGCCGTGGCACATCGCCCGGGAGAAGGTGCACCCGGCGGAGCCGATGACCATCGACGACGCGCTGTTCGAGATGGAACTTGTCGGCCACGACTTCTACCTTTTCCAGGACAAGGAGTCCGGCCGCCCCAGCGTCGTCTACCGGCGTCACGCGTACGACTACGGCATCATCTCCCTCGCCACTGACAGGTAG
- a CDS encoding GNAT family N-acetyltransferase, whose product MEPVEIIEDGVLLRPWRESDAEAVHRACQDPDIQRWTTVPRPYRPEHAHGFVTEMSRKSWAEGTGAPFAVCDPGTGELLGANGLISIGNDRTGEIGYWTAPWARGRGVMVRATRAVARWSFDTLGLRRLIWQAEVGNHASRLVALRAGFRIDGRLRLPKPAPHGGTDGWIGSLLPGEVPAVGSTGPAGPGTLAARRAAVFGRSQPVLFATTGAAELLLRPMEEQDLDAVVQTCQDPESIRWTTVPDPYERADAQGYQAHNRDAWARGDAAGFVIADSDDRYVGSLDLRISPTDALVADVGFMTAPAARGRGYLSAALVALSAWGFSTLGLARIEWKANVGNTASRRAAEKAGFLFEGTARGGVQHRGERVDVWVGALIAKDLG is encoded by the coding sequence GTGGAGCCCGTGGAGATCATCGAGGACGGCGTGCTGCTGCGGCCCTGGCGCGAGTCGGATGCCGAGGCCGTGCACCGAGCCTGCCAGGACCCGGACATTCAGCGCTGGACCACCGTACCGCGCCCGTACCGGCCGGAACACGCGCACGGATTTGTCACCGAGATGAGCAGGAAGTCGTGGGCCGAGGGCACCGGGGCACCGTTCGCTGTGTGTGACCCGGGCACCGGCGAGCTGCTTGGCGCAAACGGCCTGATCTCCATCGGCAACGACCGCACCGGCGAGATCGGCTACTGGACGGCGCCCTGGGCGCGTGGTCGGGGAGTGATGGTCCGGGCCACCCGGGCGGTCGCCCGCTGGTCCTTCGACACCCTCGGGCTGCGCCGGCTCATCTGGCAGGCCGAGGTGGGCAACCACGCCTCCCGGCTGGTGGCCCTCCGGGCCGGTTTCCGGATCGACGGCCGGCTGCGGCTGCCCAAGCCGGCGCCGCACGGCGGCACGGACGGCTGGATCGGCTCGCTGCTGCCCGGCGAGGTGCCCGCCGTCGGGTCGACCGGTCCGGCCGGTCCGGGCACCCTCGCCGCCCGGCGGGCCGCCGTCTTCGGCCGCTCGCAGCCCGTTCTGTTCGCCACGACCGGGGCCGCCGAGCTGCTTCTGCGGCCCATGGAGGAGCAGGACCTGGACGCCGTGGTGCAGACCTGCCAGGACCCGGAGTCGATCCGCTGGACGACGGTGCCGGACCCGTACGAGCGCGCCGACGCGCAGGGTTACCAGGCCCACAACCGGGACGCCTGGGCTCGGGGGGACGCCGCCGGCTTCGTGATCGCCGATTCCGACGACCGGTACGTGGGCTCGCTCGACCTGCGAATCTCCCCCACCGACGCGCTGGTGGCCGACGTCGGCTTCATGACCGCACCGGCGGCCCGGGGCCGGGGCTATCTGTCCGCCGCGTTGGTCGCGCTCAGCGCCTGGGGCTTCAGCACGTTGGGCCTGGCTCGGATCGAGTGGAAGGCGAATGTGGGCAACACCGCCTCCCGCCGCGCGGCGGAGAAGGCGGGCTTCCTGTTCGAGGGGACCGCTCGGGGCGGTGTGCAGCACCGGGGCGAACGGGTGGACGTGTGGGTCGGGGCGCTTATCGCCAAGGATCTGGGATGA
- the mtrB gene encoding MtrAB system histidine kinase MtrB, which yields MSTSPPPPSPSTATHRPSAGGEFWRAWSGRVARVVGRAHQTWRRSLQVRVVTITLVASSLLVGGFAFLIADKITTILLDSARSDVRQRVTTGASYAAKQVSFYGQPQEAQLQETIDGTVNYLAGGDPQQTSGVVVAILADDYPADIQTRTSPSANVQPLISPELRAAIADGKVASQIRTGRLTGETTKYLVYGSPVPTRFGQIELYYLVPLGRQDVTAADARATVVATGVALVILLGLLAALVTRLVVNPVRVAARTAQRLSAGLLDQRMVVNGEDDLALLAASFNQMATNLQRQILRLEEMSRLQRRFTSDVSHELRTPLTTVRMAADLIFAERDEFDPAVARSAELLQAELDRFEELLTDLLEISRFDAGFAMLDSEPTDLVPVVHRVVDRLAGLAERVGVPIELDLPGTPVIAEVDPRRVERVLRNLVGNAVEHGEARPVLITLGIDETAVAITVRDHGVGLKVGEEKLVFNRFWRADPSRARQTGGTGLGLSISLEDARLHGGWLEAWGAPGQGAQFRLTLPARAGDRLTTSPLRLVPADAALPFGGPRDGGPLAIGPGTGGALAIGPAPAGDGQRTEVRS from the coding sequence GTGTCGACCTCGCCGCCCCCACCCTCCCCGAGTACGGCTACCCACCGGCCCAGCGCCGGCGGGGAGTTCTGGCGTGCGTGGAGCGGGCGGGTCGCCCGGGTGGTGGGTCGGGCACACCAGACCTGGCGCCGCTCGCTCCAGGTCCGGGTCGTGACCATCACGCTCGTCGCGTCCAGCCTGCTGGTCGGCGGGTTCGCGTTCCTGATCGCTGACAAGATCACCACGATCCTGCTCGACAGCGCTCGCAGCGACGTCCGGCAGCGGGTGACCACCGGTGCCAGCTACGCGGCCAAGCAGGTGTCCTTCTACGGGCAGCCGCAGGAGGCGCAGCTCCAGGAGACCATCGACGGCACTGTCAACTACCTGGCCGGTGGCGACCCCCAGCAGACCAGCGGGGTGGTGGTGGCGATTCTCGCCGACGACTATCCCGCCGACATCCAGACGCGCACCTCCCCGTCGGCGAACGTCCAGCCGCTGATCAGCCCCGAGCTGCGGGCCGCGATCGCCGACGGCAAGGTGGCCAGCCAGATCCGCACCGGGCGACTCACCGGCGAGACCACCAAATACCTGGTCTACGGCTCGCCGGTGCCCACCCGCTTCGGCCAGATCGAGCTCTACTACCTGGTGCCGCTGGGCCGGCAGGACGTCACCGCCGCCGACGCCCGAGCCACAGTGGTGGCCACCGGGGTGGCGCTGGTGATCCTGCTCGGGTTGCTCGCGGCGCTTGTCACCCGGCTGGTGGTCAACCCGGTCCGGGTCGCCGCACGGACCGCCCAGCGGCTCTCCGCGGGCCTTCTCGACCAGCGGATGGTGGTCAACGGCGAGGACGACCTGGCCCTGCTCGCCGCGTCGTTCAACCAGATGGCCACCAACCTGCAACGGCAGATCCTGCGCCTGGAAGAGATGTCCCGGTTGCAGCGCCGTTTCACCTCGGACGTCTCCCACGAGCTGCGTACCCCGCTGACCACGGTTCGGATGGCCGCTGACCTGATCTTCGCCGAGCGCGACGAGTTCGACCCGGCGGTCGCCCGTAGCGCCGAACTGCTCCAAGCCGAACTGGACCGATTCGAGGAGCTGCTCACCGACCTGCTGGAGATCAGTCGGTTCGACGCGGGTTTCGCCATGCTGGATTCCGAGCCGACCGACCTGGTGCCGGTGGTGCACCGGGTGGTCGACCGGCTGGCCGGCCTGGCCGAGCGGGTGGGCGTACCCATCGAACTCGACCTGCCGGGCACTCCGGTGATCGCCGAGGTCGACCCGCGCCGGGTCGAGCGGGTGTTGCGCAACCTGGTCGGCAACGCTGTCGAGCACGGCGAGGCGCGCCCGGTGTTGATCACCCTCGGCATCGACGAGACCGCCGTGGCGATCACCGTCCGCGACCACGGTGTGGGGCTGAAGGTGGGCGAGGAGAAGTTGGTGTTCAACAGGTTCTGGCGGGCGGACCCGTCCCGGGCTCGGCAGACCGGTGGCACCGGGCTTGGCCTGTCGATCAGCCTGGAGGACGCGCGGCTGCACGGCGGCTGGCTGGAGGCGTGGGGTGCTCCCGGGCAGGGCGCGCAGTTCCGGCTCACCCTGCCGGCCCGCGCGGGCGACCGGCTGACCACCTCGCCGCTGCGGCTGGTGCCGGCCGACGCCGCGCTGCCGTTCGGGGGCCCGCGCGACGGCGGCCCACTGGCCATCGGTCCCGGCACCGGCGGGGCACTGGCGATCGGCCCGGCTCCGGCCGGGGACGGGCAGCGGACGGAGGTGCGCTCGTGA
- a CDS encoding GNAT family N-acetyltransferase, with amino-acid sequence MTPLPVVEAYGVRLRPFRAEDSADVVDGCADPLTQRFVSNLPMPYTETDARWWIGVGAPAAWTGGGAAYAVADPATDRLLGAVGLNNPVPARGQLEIGYWMRPAARGRGLATAATRALSEHAFATGTARLELLTEPDNGPSQRVALAAGFRYEGLRRSAGASRDAGRHDLLAWVRVDGDPPGPATRLLPDLPAGVLTDQVVALRPLAPDDAALMYRLHSRPEVVANQAPPVPPTREAMERRCRLAQSGWLTGEIARLLITDVASGEPVGSCGLSYTDVAAGEASVGYALLPEWRGRGYATRAVRLLAAWAFGPAGIARLSAGTVPDNTASHRVLERVGFRRESVQRGRLPGLAGARLDDLTFALLPVDLR; translated from the coding sequence ATGACTCCGCTGCCGGTGGTCGAGGCGTACGGGGTGCGGCTGCGCCCGTTTCGCGCGGAGGACAGCGCCGACGTGGTGGACGGGTGCGCGGATCCGCTGACTCAACGGTTCGTGTCGAACCTGCCGATGCCGTACACCGAGACCGATGCCCGGTGGTGGATCGGCGTCGGCGCCCCGGCGGCCTGGACCGGCGGCGGCGCGGCGTACGCCGTCGCGGACCCCGCCACCGATCGGCTGCTCGGTGCCGTGGGGCTGAACAACCCGGTGCCCGCCCGAGGTCAGCTGGAGATCGGCTACTGGATGCGGCCGGCGGCGCGCGGACGCGGACTGGCCACGGCGGCGACTCGCGCGCTGAGCGAGCACGCGTTCGCCACCGGGACGGCCCGACTGGAGCTGCTCACCGAACCGGACAACGGCCCGAGCCAACGGGTCGCGCTGGCCGCCGGCTTCCGCTACGAGGGTCTGCGCCGGTCGGCCGGCGCGTCCCGCGACGCGGGCCGGCACGATCTGCTGGCCTGGGTACGCGTCGACGGTGATCCGCCCGGCCCGGCCACCCGGCTGCTGCCCGACCTGCCCGCAGGGGTGCTCACCGATCAGGTGGTGGCGCTGCGCCCGCTCGCGCCGGACGACGCGGCGCTGATGTACCGGCTGCACAGCCGACCCGAGGTGGTGGCCAACCAGGCGCCGCCGGTGCCGCCGACGCGCGAGGCGATGGAGCGGCGTTGTCGACTGGCGCAGAGCGGATGGCTGACCGGCGAGATCGCCCGGCTGCTGATCACGGACGTGGCCAGCGGGGAGCCGGTGGGCAGTTGCGGCTTGTCGTACACCGATGTGGCCGCTGGCGAGGCGTCGGTCGGCTACGCGTTGCTGCCCGAGTGGCGCGGCCGGGGGTACGCGACGCGGGCGGTCCGGTTGCTCGCGGCCTGGGCGTTCGGCCCGGCCGGTATCGCCCGGCTGTCGGCCGGGACGGTGCCGGACAACACCGCGTCGCACCGGGTGCTGGAGCGGGTCGGCTTTCGGCGCGAGTCGGTTCAGCGCGGCCGGCTGCCCGGGCTGGCCGGCGCCCGCCTGGACGATCTGACCTTCGCGCTGCTCCCCGTCGACCTCCGCTGA
- a CDS encoding ComF family protein — MSGLWADLADLVLPADCAGCRERRPGLRHGVCPACVATLGELRPRAVRPTPAPPGLPSCVALGPYSGPLREALLAYKEHGRHGLARPLGALLAEVVAVAVGGARPLALVPVPDTAAAARSRYGDHLDRLARHCAARLNRGGWAVRVHRPLRALPRPDSVTLDSAGRATAAEAAFQPRSAGPVRAGAAGAAPVVVLLDDIVTTGVTLAAASRVLTATGWAPSVAAVLAATEKRHQS; from the coding sequence GTGAGTGGGCTCTGGGCGGACCTCGCCGACCTGGTGCTGCCCGCCGACTGCGCCGGTTGTCGGGAGCGCCGACCCGGCCTGCGGCACGGGGTCTGCCCCGCCTGCGTCGCGACGCTGGGCGAGTTGCGGCCACGGGCGGTCCGTCCCACCCCCGCCCCGCCGGGCCTGCCGTCCTGCGTCGCGCTCGGCCCGTACTCGGGTCCACTGCGTGAGGCCCTGCTGGCGTACAAGGAACACGGCCGACACGGGTTGGCCCGCCCGCTCGGCGCCCTGCTCGCCGAGGTCGTCGCGGTGGCCGTCGGCGGGGCTCGTCCGTTGGCGTTGGTTCCGGTCCCGGACACCGCGGCGGCGGCCCGGTCCCGCTATGGGGACCACCTCGACCGGCTGGCCCGGCACTGCGCGGCCCGGCTCAACCGGGGCGGTTGGGCGGTGCGGGTGCACCGTCCGCTGCGGGCGCTGCCCCGGCCCGACTCGGTCACCCTGGACAGCGCTGGGCGGGCCACGGCGGCCGAGGCGGCCTTCCAGCCCCGCTCGGCCGGACCGGTCCGGGCCGGTGCCGCGGGCGCGGCGCCGGTCGTGGTGCTGCTCGACGACATCGTCACCACCGGCGTCACCCTCGCCGCCGCGAGCAGGGTGCTGACCGCGACGGGATGGGCACCCAGCGTCGCGGCGGTGCTCGCGGCGACCGAGAAAAGACACCAGTCGTAA
- a CDS encoding LpqB family beta-propeller domain-containing protein: MRRPTLLLGAFGVLVLLGAGCSIPAASDVRVDGKGGAATEAGVISRGSEPPTRTASGSVNETFVRNFLSAAAGEPDRAYERVKAFIAPEDKIRLQDKKGSEVALNVIRLREAVYTLNTDLTTTVKIAVQQIGVLRANGTLAPPVATETEYEFGVRSASVNGGINDDRAGLYIINPPNVLLLNDTALRQYYQDETIYFWSSDRTRLVPDQRYRPQAVPVERRVNEVVKWLVGGPSDWLRPAVVGLPDRTELINNATGGNGRWEVNLDMSGDDQTRIDQVITQIAWSLGDLPGQLELKIRNNAQPVVDLAERRESQTLYPHVASPQRYGVYDGVIHPLDFEGEPSGTVPLAPEANHNVVSASLGLAKDRRILAAMVVTGTSKNRYRLAVGTGADPVSVFNRSGAEYSSISRPVWLRTVDSRPGRGLVVADGQLYRFDETARMFPVPLNLPSAEVTAVAAALDGQRVALIVGGRLYVAAVNLDGAGVSISPPRELVTSLTNPTAVDWGREDQLVVAGSVGQPAIYEISVDGALETPLRTDLGAKVNHLTAYPSNRGMRAPTGAYMYEANGVAYRSSPFERIEPGRVRDIAPVPAGVRPSNPTAPFFLY; encoded by the coding sequence GTGAGACGGCCGACGCTGCTCCTCGGGGCCTTTGGTGTGCTGGTGCTGCTGGGCGCCGGCTGTAGCATCCCGGCGGCATCCGACGTGCGGGTGGACGGCAAGGGCGGTGCCGCGACCGAGGCCGGCGTGATCAGCCGGGGCAGTGAGCCACCGACGCGGACGGCCAGCGGGAGCGTCAACGAGACGTTCGTCCGCAACTTCCTGTCCGCCGCCGCCGGCGAGCCGGATCGGGCGTACGAGCGGGTCAAGGCGTTCATCGCCCCGGAGGACAAGATCCGCCTACAGGACAAGAAGGGCAGCGAGGTCGCGCTGAACGTGATCCGGCTGCGCGAGGCGGTCTACACCCTCAACACTGACTTGACCACGACCGTGAAGATCGCCGTGCAGCAGATAGGTGTGCTGCGGGCCAACGGCACCCTGGCCCCGCCGGTGGCGACCGAGACGGAGTACGAGTTCGGCGTGCGCAGCGCGTCGGTCAACGGCGGCATCAACGATGATCGGGCCGGCCTGTACATCATCAACCCGCCAAACGTGCTGCTGCTCAACGACACCGCCCTTCGACAATATTACCAGGACGAGACAATCTACTTCTGGAGTTCGGACCGCACCCGCCTCGTGCCCGACCAGCGCTACCGGCCGCAGGCGGTGCCGGTCGAGCGGCGGGTCAACGAGGTGGTGAAGTGGCTGGTCGGCGGTCCTTCCGACTGGCTGCGCCCGGCAGTCGTCGGGCTACCGGACCGCACCGAGCTGATCAACAACGCCACCGGCGGCAACGGTCGGTGGGAGGTCAACCTGGACATGTCCGGTGACGACCAGACCAGGATCGACCAGGTGATCACGCAGATCGCCTGGTCGTTGGGGGACCTGCCCGGCCAGCTGGAGTTGAAGATCCGCAACAACGCGCAACCCGTGGTGGACCTGGCCGAGCGACGAGAGTCCCAGACGCTCTACCCGCATGTCGCCAGCCCACAGCGGTACGGCGTGTACGACGGCGTGATCCACCCACTCGACTTCGAAGGCGAGCCCAGCGGCACGGTGCCGTTGGCGCCCGAGGCCAACCACAACGTCGTCTCGGCAAGCCTCGGGCTGGCCAAGGACCGGCGGATCCTCGCCGCGATGGTGGTCACCGGCACCAGCAAGAACCGGTACCGACTCGCCGTGGGCACGGGTGCCGATCCGGTCTCCGTGTTCAACCGCAGCGGTGCCGAGTACTCCTCGATCAGCCGGCCGGTCTGGCTGCGTACGGTCGACTCCCGCCCCGGCCGGGGCCTGGTGGTGGCCGACGGGCAGCTCTACCGGTTCGACGAGACGGCCCGGATGTTCCCGGTGCCGCTCAACCTGCCCTCCGCCGAGGTCACGGCGGTGGCCGCCGCGTTGGACGGCCAGCGGGTCGCGCTGATCGTCGGCGGCCGTCTCTACGTCGCCGCGGTCAACCTCGACGGCGCCGGGGTCTCCATCAGCCCGCCCCGAGAGCTGGTCACCTCGCTGACCAACCCCACGGCGGTCGACTGGGGCCGGGAGGATCAGCTGGTGGTGGCGGGATCGGTCGGCCAGCCGGCGATCTACGAGATCAGCGTCGACGGCGCCCTGGAGACGCCGTTGAGGACCGACCTCGGCGCCAAGGTCAACCACCTCACCGCGTACCCGAGCAACCGCGGCATGCGGGCCCCCACCGGGGCCTACATGTACGAGGCGAACGGGGTGGCCTACCGCAGCAGCCCGTTCGAACGGATCGAGCCCGGCCGGGTACGCGACATCGCCCCGGTGCCGGCCGGCGTGCGCCCGAGTAACCCGACGGCGCCGTTCTTCCTCTACTGA
- the efeB gene encoding iron uptake transporter deferrochelatase/peroxidase subunit, with protein sequence MSGSRLTRRRAITLAGAGVAGVAGVAAGAGALLNGSHGPAEAGDHPAGAVPFHGEHQAGIVTPAQDRLHFVAFDVITKDRARLVELLEEWTAAAARMTAGRDAGVLGAVGGMPEAPPDDTGEALGLPPSQLTLTIGFGPTLFRDADGRDRFGLADRRPAALAELPNFPGDALQPQLSGGDLCVQACANDPQVAVHAIRNLARLGMGVVSVRWSQLGFGRTSSTSREQATARNLFGFKDGTANLKAEDTHLLREQLWVQPGDGPDWMAGGSYLVTRKIRMLVETWDRTSLAEQEEIVGRTKGSGAPLGRSDEFDEPDFAARGADGKPVIAEHAHVALAHPSRNSGAQLLRRGYNFVDGSDGLGRLDAGLFFIAYQRDPRRQFVPIQTQLARHDVMNEYLRHVSSGVFACPPGVRDGGDHWGRRLFG encoded by the coding sequence ATGAGCGGGAGCAGGTTGACCCGGCGCCGGGCGATCACACTGGCCGGCGCCGGGGTGGCCGGGGTCGCCGGGGTGGCGGCCGGCGCGGGGGCGCTGCTGAACGGCTCCCACGGCCCGGCCGAGGCGGGCGACCACCCGGCCGGGGCGGTGCCGTTTCACGGTGAGCACCAGGCCGGCATCGTCACGCCGGCGCAGGACCGGCTGCACTTCGTGGCCTTCGACGTGATCACCAAGGACCGGGCCCGGCTGGTCGAACTGCTGGAGGAGTGGACGGCCGCCGCCGCCCGGATGACCGCGGGGCGTGACGCCGGGGTGCTGGGCGCGGTCGGCGGGATGCCGGAGGCCCCACCGGATGACACCGGCGAGGCGCTCGGCCTGCCTCCCTCGCAGCTCACGCTCACCATCGGTTTCGGGCCGACGCTGTTCCGCGACGCCGACGGGCGGGACCGCTTCGGCCTCGCCGATCGGCGGCCCGCCGCCCTTGCCGAGTTGCCGAATTTCCCCGGCGACGCGTTGCAGCCGCAGCTCTCCGGCGGCGACCTCTGCGTCCAGGCCTGCGCCAACGACCCGCAGGTGGCGGTGCACGCGATCCGCAACCTGGCCCGGCTCGGCATGGGCGTGGTGAGTGTCCGCTGGTCGCAGCTCGGCTTCGGCCGTACCTCGTCGACCTCGCGGGAGCAGGCCACCGCGCGCAACCTCTTCGGGTTCAAGGACGGCACGGCCAACCTCAAGGCCGAGGACACCCACCTGCTGCGCGAGCAGTTGTGGGTGCAGCCGGGCGACGGGCCGGACTGGATGGCCGGAGGCTCGTACCTGGTCACCCGCAAGATCCGGATGCTGGTGGAGACCTGGGACCGGACCTCCCTCGCCGAGCAGGAGGAGATCGTCGGCCGGACCAAGGGCAGCGGCGCGCCACTGGGTCGGAGCGACGAGTTCGACGAGCCCGACTTCGCCGCGCGCGGCGCGGACGGGAAGCCGGTGATCGCCGAGCACGCCCATGTCGCGCTGGCCCACCCGAGTCGGAACAGCGGCGCCCAGCTGCTGCGCCGGGGTTACAACTTCGTCGACGGCTCGGACGGCCTCGGGCGGCTCGACGCGGGCCTCTTCTTCATCGCCTACCAGCGCGATCCACGCCGCCAGTTCGTGCCCATCCAGACCCAGTTGGCACGGCACGATGTGATGAACGAATATCTGCGACACGTCTCCAGCGGGGTGTTCGCCTGCCCACCCGGGGTACGCGACGGTGGGGATCACTGGGGGCGTCGGCTGTTCGGCTGA
- the mtrA gene encoding MtrAB system response regulator MtrA: MRARVLVVDDDPALAEMLGIVLRSEGFLPSFVADGERALAAFRDSRPDIVLLDLMLPGMSGIDVARSIRAESGVPIVMLTAKSDTVDVVLGLESGADDYVVKPFKPKELVARMRARLRRGEDVAPEMLTIGPPDNQITIDVPAHTVSRNDEEVKLTPLEFDLLVALARKPRQVFTREVLLEQVWGYRHAADTRLVNVHVQRLRAKIEPDPERPEIILTVRGVGYKAGTG; the protein is encoded by the coding sequence ATGAGAGCCCGCGTACTGGTGGTCGACGACGACCCCGCGCTCGCCGAGATGCTCGGCATCGTGCTGCGCAGCGAGGGTTTCCTGCCCTCGTTTGTGGCGGACGGCGAGCGGGCGTTGGCCGCCTTTCGTGACAGCCGTCCCGATATCGTGCTGCTTGATCTGATGCTTCCCGGTATGAGCGGTATCGACGTGGCCCGGTCGATCCGGGCGGAGTCCGGCGTGCCCATCGTCATGCTGACCGCCAAGAGCGACACCGTGGACGTCGTGCTCGGCCTGGAGTCCGGCGCCGACGACTACGTGGTCAAGCCGTTCAAGCCCAAGGAGTTGGTGGCCCGAATGCGGGCCCGACTGCGCCGAGGCGAGGACGTGGCCCCCGAGATGCTCACCATCGGGCCGCCCGACAACCAGATCACCATCGACGTGCCCGCGCACACCGTGAGCCGCAACGACGAGGAGGTGAAGCTGACTCCGCTGGAGTTCGACCTGTTGGTCGCGCTCGCCCGCAAGCCACGTCAGGTCTTCACCCGCGAGGTGCTGCTCGAGCAGGTCTGGGGCTACCGGCACGCGGCCGACACCCGGCTGGTCAACGTGCACGTCCAGCGGTTGCGGGCCAAGATCGAGCCGGACCCGGAGCGACCGGAAATCATCCTCACCGTGCGGGGCGTGGGCTACAAGGCGGGGACCGGATAG